Proteins from a genomic interval of Croceicoccus naphthovorans:
- a CDS encoding efflux RND transporter permease subunit: MSRFFIDRPIFAWVLAIILMLAGALALRSLAVAQFPSIAPPTVQIVGSYPGANAETLENTTTKVIEQQLKGIDNLRYFASSSDGAGNLTVTLTFEQGTDPDIAQVQVQNKLAQATPMLPQEVQQLGLRVTKSTSTFLMIVGIYADDGIHDQMDAGDFIASSLQDPISRISGVGDTQLLGAQYAMRIWLDPYKMANLGITTTDVVNAIRAQNAQVSAGQIGGAPSPEGQALNAAITAQSRLRTVDEFREIMLRNNSDGSVVYLSDVARISLGVENYGFSAKFNGHPAAGLGIKLAPGANALDTVAAVKEEIGVLSKDFPVWVKYQFPVDNSTFVALSVEQVVSTLIEAVVLVFLVMFLFLQNWRATLIPTIAIPVVLLGSIAILAIAGFTINTLTLFGMVLAIGLLVDDAIVVVENVERLIHTENLSPKEAARQSMDEISGALVGIGLVLSAVFLPMAFFDGSTGVIFRQFSITIASSMALSVLVALILTPALCATILKPAPDDHAREAEETTAVTRLLNRFFGKFNAAFDRGVDRYGTMLGKIERRWGRTMSVYAVIVVGMGLIFMQLPGGFLPDEDQGTIINQVSLPAGSTIAETNRALDRLRDHYRKDEKDNVANVFTLAGFGFAGQGQNVGIAFVDMKPWSERPGAENTVAAVAQRANQAFQKISAGMVIAFVPPAVQELGNASGFDVQLVDRGDLGHEKLTQIRNQFLGMAATDPRLVQVRPNGLEDTAQLKLDVDRAAAGAFGVSQSDINATISTAMGGSYVNDFIDRDRVKKVYVQADEQFRSAPDSIGAFHVRGGNGAMAPISSFATTEWTQGPAKLERFNGQSSMQIMGAPAPGVSTGEAMKAVEEIAARLPAGVDIEWSGISYEEMTSGGQAPAVYALSMLIVFLCLAALYESWSVPVAVMLVVPLGVFGAVIAATLAGLNNDIYLQVGIITTIGVSAKNAILIVEFAEEKMREGLSPIQAALEAGKLRLRPILMTSLAFTFGVLPLALSTGAGAGGQNAIGWAVVGGMVSATVLAVFFVPLFFTVVKRLFRRKYEEHIADLDGAGPATPQEA, from the coding sequence ATGTCACGCTTTTTTATCGACAGACCCATCTTCGCATGGGTTCTCGCCATTATATTGATGCTTGCAGGCGCGCTCGCACTTCGCTCGCTCGCAGTCGCCCAGTTTCCATCTATCGCTCCTCCAACCGTGCAGATTGTCGGCAGCTATCCGGGTGCCAACGCGGAAACGCTCGAAAACACGACTACGAAGGTCATCGAGCAACAGCTCAAGGGCATCGACAACTTGCGATATTTCGCGTCTTCAAGCGACGGCGCGGGTAACCTTACTGTCACGTTGACTTTCGAGCAGGGCACCGACCCTGACATCGCGCAAGTGCAGGTTCAGAACAAGCTGGCACAGGCCACTCCAATGCTGCCTCAAGAGGTTCAGCAATTGGGCCTTCGCGTGACAAAGTCGACCTCGACGTTTCTCATGATCGTAGGCATTTATGCTGACGACGGCATCCATGATCAGATGGATGCGGGCGATTTCATTGCGTCCTCCCTGCAGGATCCGATCAGCCGCATATCCGGCGTAGGCGATACCCAGTTGCTGGGCGCGCAATATGCGATGCGTATCTGGCTTGATCCCTACAAGATGGCGAACCTCGGCATAACCACAACCGATGTTGTGAATGCGATCAGGGCACAGAACGCCCAGGTATCCGCAGGCCAGATCGGCGGCGCACCATCTCCTGAAGGGCAAGCGCTGAATGCCGCGATTACCGCCCAGTCTCGCTTGCGGACAGTCGATGAATTTCGCGAGATCATGTTGCGGAACAACAGCGACGGCTCGGTTGTATATCTCTCCGATGTCGCGCGTATCAGTTTGGGCGTTGAGAATTATGGATTCAGCGCAAAGTTCAATGGCCACCCGGCTGCCGGCCTCGGCATAAAACTGGCGCCCGGTGCCAATGCCCTCGACACGGTGGCTGCTGTCAAGGAAGAGATAGGGGTTCTGTCAAAAGACTTCCCTGTCTGGGTGAAATACCAGTTCCCAGTCGACAATTCGACCTTTGTCGCGCTTTCGGTCGAGCAAGTGGTCAGCACTCTGATCGAAGCCGTCGTCCTCGTCTTCCTCGTCATGTTCCTCTTTCTACAGAACTGGCGAGCAACCCTCATACCGACAATTGCTATTCCAGTCGTTCTCCTGGGATCGATCGCGATCCTTGCGATAGCAGGCTTCACGATCAACACCCTCACCTTGTTCGGTATGGTCCTGGCCATTGGCCTGTTGGTCGATGATGCCATCGTCGTTGTCGAAAATGTCGAAAGACTCATTCACACTGAAAATCTGAGCCCGAAAGAGGCGGCAAGGCAATCGATGGACGAGATCAGCGGCGCGCTGGTCGGTATTGGCCTGGTTTTGTCGGCGGTGTTTCTGCCCATGGCGTTCTTCGATGGCTCCACTGGCGTCATATTCCGGCAGTTTTCGATCACGATTGCGTCTTCCATGGCGCTTTCCGTTCTGGTTGCCCTGATCCTGACACCAGCCCTCTGCGCCACCATTCTGAAGCCTGCACCTGATGACCACGCTCGCGAAGCAGAAGAGACGACCGCGGTTACCCGTCTTCTCAATCGCTTCTTCGGTAAGTTCAACGCCGCCTTCGATCGTGGTGTTGACCGATACGGGACCATGCTGGGCAAGATCGAGCGTCGCTGGGGCCGCACAATGTCTGTCTATGCCGTGATCGTGGTCGGCATGGGCCTCATCTTCATGCAGCTGCCAGGCGGCTTCCTGCCCGACGAGGATCAGGGAACAATTATCAATCAGGTCTCATTGCCCGCCGGTTCGACCATTGCGGAAACAAATCGCGCACTTGACCGGTTACGCGATCACTATCGCAAAGACGAAAAGGACAATGTCGCAAATGTCTTCACGCTCGCGGGCTTCGGGTTCGCCGGTCAAGGCCAGAACGTCGGCATCGCGTTTGTCGACATGAAGCCCTGGTCAGAACGGCCTGGCGCAGAGAATACGGTCGCCGCAGTAGCGCAACGCGCCAATCAGGCCTTCCAGAAGATCTCGGCCGGGATGGTCATCGCGTTCGTGCCGCCCGCAGTCCAGGAACTGGGTAATGCATCCGGCTTCGATGTGCAGCTTGTGGATCGTGGCGATCTCGGTCACGAGAAACTCACCCAGATACGAAATCAGTTTCTTGGCATGGCTGCCACAGATCCACGCCTGGTGCAGGTGCGGCCCAACGGCCTTGAGGACACCGCACAGCTAAAGCTTGACGTCGACCGGGCGGCAGCAGGTGCATTCGGGGTTTCACAATCAGACATCAACGCGACAATCAGCACGGCGATGGGCGGCAGCTACGTCAATGATTTCATCGATCGAGACCGCGTGAAAAAAGTATACGTGCAGGCGGACGAGCAATTTCGGTCCGCCCCCGATTCCATTGGCGCCTTTCATGTGCGTGGAGGCAATGGCGCAATGGCACCCATTTCATCCTTCGCGACAACCGAGTGGACCCAGGGCCCGGCAAAGCTGGAACGGTTCAATGGCCAGTCGTCGATGCAAATCATGGGTGCCCCCGCACCTGGAGTATCGACAGGCGAAGCGATGAAGGCGGTCGAAGAGATTGCGGCTAGATTGCCTGCGGGCGTGGACATCGAATGGAGCGGAATTTCTTACGAGGAAATGACCTCCGGCGGTCAGGCTCCGGCAGTATACGCCTTGTCGATGCTGATCGTGTTTTTGTGCCTTGCCGCACTCTATGAAAGCTGGTCCGTGCCTGTAGCGGTAATGCTTGTTGTCCCTCTGGGGGTGTTCGGCGCGGTGATTGCAGCAACACTGGCTGGACTGAACAACGATATCTACCTTCAGGTGGGTATCATCACAACAATCGGGGTGTCCGCCAAGAATGCGATCCTGATCGTCGAGTTTGCCGAAGAAAAGATGCGCGAAGGATTGTCACCGATCCAGGCGGCCCTTGAAGCAGGCAAGCTGCGCCTGCGTCCAATCCTCATGACAAGTCTGGCCTTCACGTTCGGCGTGCTGCCGCTCGCACTATCTACTGGTGCGGGCGCGGGCGGACAGAACGCGATTGGCTGGGCTGTGGTGGGCGGCATGGTCTCCGCAACAGTGCTGGCTGTCTTCTTCGTTCCCTTGTTCTTCACCGTGGTAAAACGGCTGTTCCGTCGGAAATACGAAGAACACATTGCAGATCTTGACGGTGCTGGCCCGGCCACGCCGCAGGAGGCCTGA
- a CDS encoding efflux RND transporter periplasmic adaptor subunit translates to MQNVIADRIIACVLAITLAGCGQQGREDPPPPTVGVVTLSAGSAELVSELPGRVSARETADVRPQISGVIRRRLFEEGSYVRAGQVLYEIEDAPYRAAVAQAEGALAIAQAAINATSSQADRYKELVAINAVSKQQYDDASAAAAQARANVAAQRGALRAAQVNQNFTRIRAPISGHIGRSLITPGALVSAAQANPLATIQRTDSVYVDVTQSAAQLIDLKQSLSAGDLNEGKGPQIELTLPNGTIYPIEGRLQFSDVTVDPDSGSVILRAAFPNPEGLLLPGMYVRARLVEGLRDNVILAPQQGISRDPRGRGTAMVVGKDNKVEVRLVETDRVVGDKWIVTGGLKPGDKLIIEGLMNLRPGTVVNPEKPQQVTAHASGAK, encoded by the coding sequence ATGCAAAATGTCATAGCAGACAGGATTATTGCTTGCGTCCTGGCCATCACGCTTGCCGGCTGCGGTCAGCAGGGGAGAGAGGATCCGCCGCCCCCAACTGTAGGTGTGGTTACCCTCAGCGCGGGATCAGCTGAATTGGTCAGCGAATTGCCCGGGCGTGTTTCTGCACGGGAAACCGCCGATGTCCGTCCGCAGATTTCCGGTGTCATCCGTCGCCGACTGTTCGAAGAAGGCAGTTATGTCCGAGCAGGTCAGGTGCTTTATGAGATCGAGGACGCACCATATCGCGCCGCCGTCGCACAAGCGGAAGGCGCACTCGCTATCGCCCAAGCCGCGATAAATGCGACTTCTTCGCAAGCGGACCGCTATAAGGAGCTTGTCGCCATCAATGCCGTCAGCAAGCAACAATATGACGATGCATCAGCGGCGGCAGCGCAGGCACGCGCCAATGTCGCGGCACAGCGAGGTGCGTTGCGCGCGGCGCAGGTAAACCAGAATTTTACACGTATTCGCGCTCCGATATCCGGTCATATCGGCCGCTCACTGATCACGCCCGGTGCTCTTGTTTCGGCGGCCCAAGCAAACCCGTTGGCGACGATCCAGCGAACAGATTCAGTCTATGTCGACGTCACCCAGTCCGCAGCGCAGCTCATTGACCTTAAACAGTCACTATCTGCTGGCGATCTCAACGAAGGCAAAGGCCCACAGATCGAGCTTACTCTTCCCAACGGCACGATCTATCCCATCGAGGGGCGACTTCAATTTTCGGATGTCACTGTCGATCCCGATTCCGGCTCGGTGATCCTGCGCGCCGCCTTTCCCAATCCGGAAGGCCTGCTGCTTCCCGGAATGTATGTTCGCGCAAGGCTGGTCGAAGGCCTGCGAGACAACGTCATCCTTGCACCTCAGCAAGGTATTTCCCGCGATCCACGCGGACGCGGAACCGCGATGGTGGTTGGCAAGGACAACAAGGTCGAAGTCCGCCTGGTCGAAACAGATCGCGTCGTAGGCGACAAATGGATTGTGACAGGTGGGCTCAAACCTGGTGACAAGCTCATCATCGAAGGGCTGATGAATCTGCGTCCCGGCACGGTCGTAAACCCGGAAAAGCCCCAGCAAGTGACGGCCCACGCGAGCGGGGCGAAGTAG
- a CDS encoding TetR/AcrR family transcriptional regulator has protein sequence MLFGENGFHQTSMSELAAEADMSVGLIYRAFKSKDEIIEAIVSADFDRKLTEFENLRERLRDEALTVRQTFEELFQRTIEENREALAFDILAEGFRNARVGKIIDESCQRFRDYFRAFIRTANNRLSDEEVEGAAELALCCLLGLAHRNISRPKLGAAQTARQSALMITMALEGI, from the coding sequence ATGCTCTTTGGTGAAAATGGATTTCACCAAACATCAATGTCGGAACTCGCTGCAGAAGCTGACATGTCGGTCGGGCTGATCTACCGGGCGTTCAAGAGTAAGGACGAGATAATCGAGGCGATCGTTTCCGCCGATTTTGATCGCAAGCTGACGGAGTTCGAAAACCTCCGGGAGCGGTTGCGCGATGAAGCACTTACGGTCAGGCAGACTTTCGAGGAGCTCTTTCAAAGAACAATTGAAGAGAATCGAGAAGCGTTGGCATTCGATATCCTCGCCGAAGGGTTCCGCAATGCGCGAGTGGGTAAGATCATCGACGAATCGTGCCAACGGTTCCGCGATTACTTTCGCGCATTCATACGAACCGCAAACAACAGGCTGTCTGACGAAGAAGTCGAAGGTGCAGCAGAATTGGCGTTGTGTTGCCTGTTGGGCCTCGCGCATCGCAACATATCCAGACCTAAGCTCGGTGCCGCTCAAACAGCCCGTCAGAGTGCTCTTATGATTACGATGGCTCTGGAGGGTATCTAA
- a CDS encoding plasmid pRiA4b ORF-3 family protein: MTARSMHRPTAIDSFTQIATLRIDLKDSDPPIWRQVEVPTSITLKVLHDIVQAAMGWFDYHLWEMMIDGQAYGIPMDDDWGTPPPKNASRVRLRDVLSPGTTTIAYSYDFGDDWQHTLTLSDVRQGDPAIAYPRFIIGERNCPPEDCGGISGFYEVLDARSDPTHEEHADICRWLDDYDPEELDIFPIQVALGRIAAKRNAAAKRIISKKGS; this comes from the coding sequence ATGACCGCTCGATCCATGCACAGGCCCACGGCCATCGACAGCTTCACGCAAATCGCCACGCTGCGCATCGACCTCAAGGACAGCGATCCGCCGATCTGGCGGCAGGTCGAGGTGCCGACCTCGATCACCCTCAAGGTGTTGCATGACATCGTCCAGGCCGCGATGGGATGGTTCGACTATCATCTCTGGGAGATGATGATCGACGGCCAGGCATACGGTATCCCGATGGATGACGACTGGGGCACTCCGCCGCCCAAAAATGCCTCGCGGGTTCGTCTGCGTGATGTCCTTTCCCCGGGCACCACCACGATCGCCTATTCCTACGACTTTGGTGACGACTGGCAGCACACGCTGACCCTGAGTGATGTTCGCCAGGGCGACCCGGCCATAGCCTACCCGCGCTTCATCATCGGCGAGCGCAATTGCCCGCCCGAAGATTGCGGCGGGATTAGCGGCTTCTACGAAGTGCTCGATGCCAGGTCCGATCCCACGCACGAGGAACATGCTGACATCTGCCGATGGCTCGACGATTACGACCCGGAGGAACTGGATATCTTCCCCATCCAGGTCGCCCTCGGCCGTATCGCCGCCAAACGCAACGCCGCCGCAAAGCGCATCATCTCGAAAAAGGGCTCCTAG
- the tnpC gene encoding IS66 family transposase, whose protein sequence is MDTVASPLPDDVEALKALLAAALSRADDAEARLAKARARESAIEAMIAHLKLQIARLRREQYGASAERSCRLIDQLELQLEDLEADACENDCAAEAAAAKTSEVAAFERKRPSRKPFPEHLPRERIVIPAPCSCPSCGGARLSKLGEDITETLEVIPRQWKVIRTVREKFSCRDCETITQPPAPFHVVPRGWAGPSFLAMLLFEKYGQHQPLNRQAERFAREGVALSTSTLADQVGAAAFALMPLYRRIEAHVLDAARIHGDDTTVPVMAKGKTDTARLWVYVRDDRPFAGSDPPAALFHYSRDRRGEHPRAHLASWAGILQADAYGGYNELYAPGRQPAPVIEAGCFAHARRKFFELADVEGAARRRSRGERTGMIYPIALEAVQRLDALFEIERGINGKTSAERVALRQERSAPLMADLHAWLAAQLAKLSRSHDLAKAINYMLRRWDAFTRFLDDGRICITNNAAERSLRCVPLGRKAWLFCGSDRGGQRAAVLYTLIQTARLNEVDPQAWLADVLERIAGHPAHRIDELLPWNWRANAGVLSQAA, encoded by the coding sequence ATGGACACGGTCGCATCGCCCCTGCCGGACGACGTTGAAGCGCTTAAGGCGCTGCTGGCCGCCGCGCTCTCGCGCGCCGATGATGCCGAGGCCCGCCTTGCCAAGGCCAGAGCCCGCGAGAGTGCGATCGAGGCAATGATCGCTCACCTCAAATTGCAGATCGCCAGGCTGCGGCGCGAGCAATATGGTGCCAGCGCCGAACGCAGCTGCCGCCTGATCGACCAGCTGGAATTGCAGCTTGAAGATCTCGAGGCCGATGCCTGCGAGAATGATTGCGCTGCCGAAGCCGCTGCGGCGAAGACGAGCGAGGTCGCCGCGTTCGAACGCAAGCGCCCGAGCCGCAAGCCGTTCCCCGAACATCTGCCCCGCGAACGCATCGTCATTCCCGCGCCCTGTTCGTGCCCGTCCTGCGGCGGCGCGCGCCTGTCGAAGCTGGGAGAGGATATCACCGAGACGCTGGAAGTAATCCCGCGCCAGTGGAAGGTGATCCGGACGGTGCGAGAGAAGTTCTCCTGCCGGGATTGCGAGACGATTACGCAGCCCCCGGCGCCGTTCCATGTCGTGCCGCGCGGATGGGCCGGACCCAGCTTCCTCGCCATGCTATTGTTCGAGAAGTACGGTCAGCACCAGCCCCTCAACCGGCAGGCCGAGCGCTTCGCCCGCGAAGGCGTAGCGCTCAGCACCTCGACCCTGGCCGACCAGGTCGGTGCCGCCGCCTTCGCACTCATGCCGCTCTACCGGCGGATCGAAGCCCATGTGCTGGATGCAGCCCGGATCCATGGCGACGATACGACCGTGCCGGTCATGGCGAAGGGCAAGACCGATACGGCGCGCCTGTGGGTCTATGTGCGCGATGACCGGCCCTTCGCCGGTTCCGATCCGCCCGCAGCCTTGTTCCACTATTCCCGCGATCGGCGCGGTGAGCATCCACGGGCGCATCTGGCGTCCTGGGCAGGGATCCTGCAGGCCGATGCCTATGGCGGCTACAACGAGCTTTACGCGCCCGGTCGTCAGCCGGCGCCCGTGATCGAGGCGGGCTGCTTCGCGCATGCACGCCGCAAATTCTTCGAACTGGCCGATGTTGAGGGGGCCGCACGCAGGAGGAGCCGCGGCGAACGCACCGGCATGATCTACCCGATTGCGCTGGAAGCCGTGCAGCGCCTCGATGCCCTGTTCGAGATCGAGCGCGGCATTAATGGCAAGACGTCAGCCGAGCGCGTTGCACTCCGGCAGGAACGCAGCGCGCCGCTGATGGCGGATTTGCACGCCTGGCTCGCCGCGCAGCTCGCGAAGCTGTCGCGCAGCCACGATCTGGCCAAGGCCATCAACTATATGCTCCGGCGCTGGGATGCCTTCACCCGCTTCCTCGATGATGGCCGGATCTGCATCACGAACAACGCCGCCGAGCGGTCGCTGCGCTGTGTACCGCTTGGCCGCAAGGCATGGCTGTTCTGCGGTTCTGACCGCGGCGGACAGCGTGCCGCCGTGCTCTACACGCTGATCCAGACGGCCCGGCTCAACGAAGTCGATCCGCAGGCGTGGCTGGCCGACGTCCTCGAGCGCATCGCCGGACATCCTGCCCACCGGATCGACGAACTGCTGCCCTGGAACTGGCGTGCGAACGCAGGAGTGCTATCGCAGGCGGCATGA
- the tnpB gene encoding IS66 family insertion sequence element accessory protein TnpB (TnpB, as the term is used for proteins encoded by IS66 family insertion elements, is considered an accessory protein, since TnpC, encoded by a neighboring gene, is a DDE family transposase.), whose product MIPSGARVWIAMGHTDMRKGMQGLALQVQQGLKRDPHGGDLFVFRGRTGSLIKIIWHDGIGMSLYAKRLEKGRFVWPTAREGIVSLTNAQLSCLLEGIDWRNPQYSWRPQSAG is encoded by the coding sequence ATGATCCCATCGGGCGCGAGGGTCTGGATCGCGATGGGCCACACGGACATGCGCAAGGGCATGCAGGGGTTGGCCTTGCAGGTTCAGCAGGGCCTGAAGCGCGATCCGCATGGCGGCGACCTGTTCGTGTTCCGAGGGCGGACGGGATCGCTGATCAAGATCATCTGGCACGACGGCATCGGCATGTCGCTCTATGCCAAACGGCTCGAGAAGGGTCGCTTCGTCTGGCCCACGGCTCGGGAAGGCATCGTCTCGCTGACCAATGCCCAATTGTCCTGCCTGCTGGAGGGGATCGACTGGCGTAACCCGCAATACTCCTGGCGTCCGCAAAGCGCCGGATAG
- the tnpA gene encoding IS66-like element accessory protein TnpA — MGQITLMTGPERRRRWSEEERLEILAEAFAPGACVADVSRRRDVSTSLIYTWRRKLREQSAAASLPVPEMTFAQAVLADDEQPADHDPCAAITVDLCNGRQVRISSSAPATLVSAALKALR; from the coding sequence ATGGGTCAGATCACGTTGATGACGGGGCCGGAGCGTCGGCGGCGTTGGAGCGAGGAGGAGCGGCTTGAGATTCTCGCCGAGGCCTTTGCGCCGGGCGCCTGCGTTGCCGATGTATCCCGGCGGCGGGACGTTTCGACCAGCCTGATCTACACATGGCGTCGCAAATTGCGCGAACAGTCGGCAGCTGCGTCCTTGCCGGTACCGGAGATGACTTTCGCCCAGGCCGTGCTCGCCGATGACGAGCAGCCTGCCGATCATGATCCGTGCGCCGCGATCACGGTCGATCTTTGCAATGGTCGGCAAGTGCGCATCTCCTCGTCTGCACCTGCTACGCTGGTTTCGGCGGCATTGAAGGCGCTGCGATGA